The segment TGAATAAATATCTAACGTGTCACCCTCCCTCTGCTGGTGCATCACCCACCCCCTTTCCAGTAACAAGAATAcaggatttgtctttacaaacaagctgtgggtctgctggtagatacaagcactgggagataaaagaaacaatgggaaggattccactgattgatgaatggaaaaagatatttccattttcaaatgaaCTTTGGGTTTGccgataaatgaaattagacattgaaagatgaaagaaacaatggggaagaaaaacctctaaattctgtaagaatttaaaattaaaagggagggttgtatATTAGAAGGAAATCGACAGTATCAGGTGTAAGGGGCATTCTGTTCCTCTCAAGTACCGAAGCcagtggggaaagagagaagggaaatgtggccgggaaattaggataaaaagggAGACTGTGTCCTTCAAAATtttgagagatcccaggggaatgccccatggcctctcttTTTATTCAAATATAGTCAAAGGACTCCTCAGTCTCTTTTTGGACACAAACCTCTaatgtttgtggattaattttcctaaaacCAAGCTGCACAGGGATCTCAGAAAGTCTCATTGggcctcagcctggaggagcagcccctgggctcagctcctgtggCGCTGATCAGAAACACCCTCTGCtcccgggagctgctgctgtccaacgGCCTCCTGGGCTTTTATCAACAGCCTTGGAAATTACTGGACTGCCCTGGAtgccacagcatccctgctctgccactgtCACAGGAAGCTGCCGGCCCCAAGCGTGGCCAGGGTGAAGCATTGCTGGGAGTGACGCCCATCCCTtggagccctgggagcagcggCCCCAAAGGAGACCCTTGGAGCTCTCCTGGGCCCAGCAGCgctgagcaggagctccctggcacCGGGGCCTCTCCCAGCTGGGATCTCTCCCGTCTGCTGCCCTCGGCTGATCCCCGAACGCCCACGGCTCCTGGGCCCAGCCCCCCAGGGCTCCAGgcccagcccttggcacagggagGAGATGCAAAGGGATCCACAGGGAGCATTTCACTGCCTGCCAGGGCAATTGCTCACAGGGACCTTGCACTGactctgcctgcctggctggctgtgtgcacacacatctGCATCTGCTCTGGCAAATGTGccagaaatgctgctctcccagctctctTAGTGCCTGAGACATCTGACTGGGGCAGGCCTGGAAGCAAGGATCAGGCATAAATAAGGTTAAATGCTGCTAAGTGATATTCCTCTGCTGAATTGCTAAGTTTAAGGTGTAACTGAAGTACTGTTAAGTTGGAGTGCTCTAAAGCTTTTAAGCCATTTTCCTTTTAATCCTTACCCACGCTGTCCTTTTGTAATAAGCCCTTgaatacacacaaacacacaaatagGGGTAGCACATTGTTTTGCTTAAtattaaacctttttttaaCTGATTTCCTTGCTGGTGCTTTTGTGCCTTCACAAATTCTTCCTCTGCCCTGGCTTTGGCCTCCCTCAGCAGGCTGGGATGGTGCAGCTCCAAGGGGAGAAGGAGTCCGTGCtcctcagcactgccaccccctTCCAGGAGCAGGGTGACATCTGTGTTTGTCACCATGGGCTCCATGGGACATCAACGCCCTCCCTGTGGCTTCTCTGAGGTCtctgagctgggggtgttcagcctggagaagggaaggcttcagggagaccttagagccccttccagggcctaaagagGCTCCAAGAACTGGAGAGGCTTTGGACAAAGGCCTGAAATGACacgacaagggggaatggcttcccactgccagagaaCAGGGTTAGGGGcaatattgggaagaaattcctccctgtgagggtgcagaggccctggcacaggttcccAGAGATGCTCTGGCCtccccatctctggaggtgttccaggccaggctggatggggtttgaaGCAGCCCtgtttagtggaaggtgtccctgcttgcAAAGGGGTGAGATCAGGAAAAGACAACCACAAGTATTCCCAAGactgaagaggaggaggatgagctctggtgaagggctggaagggacaccACAGCACCCCAACATCTGGACTCTATTGGCTTTTATTGCATCCTCAAGGCTACTGGCAGTAAGAAATGTGGGCTCTGATGCTGATAACCTGCTGCAAGCCTGTCGTGGTTTGGCACTGGCCATTCACTCGccttctcctgctctcagctgggcagaggagagggaaacaAAACTTAACAAAGGAGTCATGAGTTGAGATgaggactgggagaaaaaaCACTCCtcgcaaaaaaaaaagggtcaaATTTTCTGGTATCAAGTAAATTTATTAATAACAGATTCAGAAGACGGTaatgagaattaaaataaagctttaaatcacctttttttccctcagcccctccatcTTTCCCATtgacagtgcagggagacagggcatGGACGTCCTTCACCAGATTTGAAGCACTGCCAATAAAACACCGTTTACCTGGAAAAAACCTGGCTTATCCATTAAACAAAGAGAGACTGCATATTCTgggaataattaaaataaacaaacattgatatcattatataatatattggGAGCACTTTGGGGAGTATCTATAAAAAATCTCTGATATTATAGTGTATAAATATGCCTGGAAATTGTTGTTTCTTTGGACATATCTATGGCAAAATAAATTTCCAAGATGTTCACAATTTTGACTCAAAATTGTTATTAGTCTAACACGATTTCCTGTAAGACTTCAGTGTCTTGGTGTCTGCGGAGACACAGCCAtggctggtgctgcctggagCAACCATgatccccagagctgggctggcacagacacGATGGCCCAGGGGCTCAGCATTCCCCACCCCGAGtgctctgtcactgtcacagcagaGATCTCCCCAGAGATCTTTAATTTTCAATGTTGTCAGCCAGGAgcaaaggtgtctctgccttcagaaattcttcctctccactgcctgcagctgctccctcagcaggCTCAGGTGgtgcagcagcaaggagaggaggaggccgtgctcctcagcacagccaccccCTTCCAGGAGCAGGGTGACACCTGTGCTTGTCACCATGGGCTCCACGGGGCATCACCCCCCTCCCTGGGGCTTCCCTGAGGTCACCAGCCCCACCACACCCCACACCTTCTCTCCAGCCCCACCACACTCCACACCTTCTCTCCAGCCCCACCACACCGCACACCTTCTCTCCAGCCCCACCACACCCCACACCTTCTCTCCAGCCCCACCACACCCCACACCTTCTCTCCAGCCCCACCACACCCCACACCTTCCCACCACATCTTCCCACCAGCTCCATCATGTCCCACCCCTCCCACACCACCCTCCCATCCCACTCCCCATGCAGCCCACCCCCCTCCCGtccttcccatccctcccagccccgtGCCTGAGGCTCCAGTCCCTCCCCACAGGCTGCTcaccccaggctgccctggaagcTTTTGGGGCCGTGTTTCTCTTGGAGATGCCCCTCCCCAGCTTCATCCCTGGTGTCCAGCCCCCCAGCCTCCTTTGGACACAAACAAGAGGCACTACAGGGATGGCTTGGAGTGCCCAGAGTGAACCTTTTGAAGGCCTTCCATCAATGCCTCCTTTTATTCTCTTCACCTGGTCTGGCCTCTGTTCTAGGGAGCCAGCCCAAGGCTTCAGGCAcacaggggctggaggggccaggagggctctgggTGCCACCAATCCCAAATCTCCCactggacagcagcagagcccaacaggccacacctgcagccagggagtgGCCAGGGACTGGGAACCCATcgggatggcatggcatgggatgggatggatgagGAGTGATACCAAAATGCGACAGAATAAGGTACCTAACACCAACTAATGGTGTTACCAAGGGAAGTATTaggcagcaggacacacagaaGGATCTCACcttatttctgtgtgtgttgAGAGACTTTACAACAGGGTTTTTATTCATTATAACCATTcattaaaaagttttttatgtCATACATATACACTATTTTCCTTGAACTCATTTCCACGCATCCACTTCCTTCTGGGAGTCCTTTGATGCTCCTGGAGGTTTTCTGAGAGGGGCTTCTGGTTGTTGTGTTCACTGTGTGCTGTGATATTAAAGGTGACCCAGCCCTGAACTTTTCCTTGGGCCATGTGCTTTTGCTTCTTATTACAGAACTTGCCCCAAAAATACTCTGTGCCTCCTTATCTCTTTCTACACTAGCTCCAGCAACGTTTATCATCCTGTGTCCACATCTTTACATGAATTCATCTCTCTGCCAAGTTACTCTTTAAGCAGCTACAGGGgagttgaaaatatttattctctctTATTTATCAATCCCCTGCACACCAGCCCAACCCTCCCACCCCACCATTCCCACTGCCCTCCTCCCCTGCACATCTCACTCCTCCCCACTGAACCCTTCccactgcagggagctgctgaggagccaCATGGTCCATCCCTGGATTCTCCAAGCACTGACTGCCCATCCACTCTGACCACAGCCAGGGGCCACatcccactgcctgcccagCGTCCATCCATGGAGGTGAGCACTGTGTCCCCTCTTTTCACCTCACCAACTGACACACCTGCTCCGTGTGAGATCAATGTCACCAACATGGCCATAGACTTTGTGATGCTGCTCGTTGGCCTCTGTGGGCTGGCTGGGAACGGGGTTTTCCTCTGGCTCCTGCACATTAATGCCATCACCGACTTCATCTTCAACCAGGCCATCACGGAGttcctcttcctcatcttcatGGTCCCCTCCACCCTGCTCTTCCTTGTGGAGGAGGTTTCCTGCTCTGCTATGATGCCCCCAATATATATGAGCTTGCTTTTCCAGCTGTCGCTGTTCACCTACACCATGGGGCTCTACCGGCTGATGTTCATCAACATTGAGAGGTGCAGGTCCATCCTCTGCCTGTTTTTCTGTGGTTGCCAACTTCCTGAGCGCCTGCTGTGGGTGGTGATGAGTATTCTGTTCTGGGCCCTCCTCTTCATTGTCATCGCTGTCAATCCCACGGTGACTTCCCTGTGCCAGTCACACGAGCAGGAGCAATGCCAGGTGGCTCTCACCTCCATGTACGCCCTCAACCTCTTCCTATTTGCTGTGCCCATGGTCATTTCCAGCACAATCCTCTGCATTCATCTCaagcctggctcccagcagccacagcaacaCAAGAGGCTTGACATTGTTATCTTCCTCGTTGCACTCTTCAGTCTGCCCCTGAGtctctggtttctgctgcagcagctcggTTACACGGCTGTACCCTCCCAGGTGGTTTTCCTGCTCACCTGCATcaccagcagcatcaaaccCTTCATCTACTTCTTGGTGGGGAGCTGGAAGAGAGACTGCtccatggggagctgctggagacacTGCTCCATGGAAAGCTGCAGGAAGAACTCCTCCATGCAGTCCCTAAGGGAGGTGATCCACAGGGTGTTTGAGGAGCCAAAAGAAAACACTGCCTGTGGAGATGATTCTGTTGTGAACACGGGGGTCTGAGCCTGTTGTTCCCTTCCACTGCACTGCTGAAGgaccctgggacagtggctgAGAGATTCCTTGAGTCTCCTGATCAATAAATACCCACAGGAtcaccctgcctgtgctggtgcatCCCCAGCCCCTTTCCAGGCCGCTCTGGGCTCTGATCCGTGCTTGTGAggcctcagcctggaggagcagcccctgggctcagctcctgtggCGCTGATCAGAAACACCCTCTGCtcccgggagctgctgctgtccaacgGCCTCCTGGGCTTTTATCAACAGCCTTGGAAATTACTGGACTGCCCTGGAtgccacagcatccctgctctgccactgtCACAGGAAGCTGCTGGCCCCAAGCGTGGGCAGGGTGAAGCATTGCTGGGAGTGACGCCCATCCCTTGGGGCCCTGGGAGCAGCGGCCCCAAAGGAGACCCTTGGAGCTCTCCTGGGCCCAGCAGCgctgagcaggagctccctggcacCGGGGCCTCTCCCAGCTGGGATCTCTCCCGTCTGCTGCCCTCGGCTGATCCCCGAACGCCCACGGCTCCTGGGCCCAGCCCCCCAGGGCTCCAGgcccagcccttggcacagggagGAGATGCAAAGGGATCCACAGGGAGCATTTCACTGCCTGCCAGGGCAATTGCTCACAGGGACCTTGCACTGactctgcctgcctggctggctGTGTGCACACACGTCTGCATCTGCTCTGGCAAATGTGccagaaatgctgctctctcAGCTCTCTTAGTGCCTGAGACACCTGACTGGGGCAGGCCTGGAAGCAAGGATCAGGCATAAATAAGGTTAAATGCTGCTAAGTGATATTCCTCTGCTGAATTGCTAAGTTTAAGGTGTAACTGAAGTACTGTTAAGTTGGAGTGCTCTAAAGCTTTTAAGCCATTTTCCTTTTAATCCTTACCCACGCTGTCCTTTTGTAATAAGCCCTTgaatacacacaaacacacaaatagGGTAGCACATTGTTTTGCTTAatattaaaccttttttttactGATCTCCTTGCTGGTGGTTTTGTGCCTTCACAAATTCTTCCTCTGCCCTGGCTTTGGCCTCCCTCAGCAGGCTGGGATGGTGCAGCTCCAAGGGGAAGGGGGAGTCCAttctcctcagcacagccaccccCTTCCAGGAGCAGGGTGACATCTGTGTTTGTCACCATGGGCTCCATGGGACATCAACCCCCTCCCTGTGGCTTCTCTGAGGTCtctgagctgggaatgttctggGGGTCACTGAgtatggagaagagaaggcatCAGGGAGCCTTCACCTTGGTGCCGCCATGTTGTTTTCCTTCACATGTCCTCACCTCCCTCTCTTCTCTGACTAGATGAAAAACTGCTGCCATTAGGTACCATTGCCAACAACTTCTCTCAGTTCCAAGATTCTTCCAATATTCCACAGTGCCGAGAGGTTGGTCTTGTCCAGGATTCGCATTGGGAAATCGCTCGCCATGTTTTCACCACCGCCCACATGGTCCCGCCACCACCATGCAGGCAGCAGCGGCCGCCGCGGGTGCTGGCTCAATTTAGCACATCTCTTTATGTGGGGTGCTGAGAAGGAatagctgccactgctgcccctgcccttcTGCCCACAGCACGGCTGGCTAGGGGCGGCCAGGCAGGCAAGGCTTGCCACAGGCCACACCAAGATGGCAGCGGCCACAGCGGGATGgccccagcagcagtgcctcGCCATCCCTGGTAAAAACCGTGTGTGtgctgctttgattttcttcttgaaaatgTCATCACAGAGGCATCACCAACCTCTCTAATTgagccagcagcatgtccatcttcagagc is part of the Molothrus aeneus isolate 106 chromosome 6, BPBGC_Maene_1.0, whole genome shotgun sequence genome and harbors:
- the LOC136558056 gene encoding mas-related G-protein coupled receptor member A1-like, encoding MEVSTVSPLFTSPTDTPAPCEINVTNMAIDFVMLLVGLCGLAGNGVFLWLLHINAITDFIFNQAITEFLFLIFMVPSTLLFLVEEVSCSAMMPPIYMSLLFQLSLFTYTMGLYRLMFINIERCRSILCLFFCGCQLPERLLWVVMSILFWALLFIVIAVNPTVTSLCQSHEQEQCQVALTSMYALNLFLFAVPMVISSTILCIHLKPGSQQPQQHKRLDIVIFLVALFSLPLSLWFLLQQLGYTAVPSQVVFLLTCITSSIKPFIYFLVGSWKRDCSMGSCWRHCSMESCRKNSSMQSLREVIHRVFEEPKENTACGDDSVVNTGV